The nucleotide sequence TTTTGCAAATTATTCCATGAACATAATTACATTGTTTGCATTTTTATAATTATATGTATATAATACAACAACTAATAAGTATGAGGGAAGATGCAAGAACAAACATATGATATAAATATTGAAGCAACAGTCATATCAAGTATAATATACAACCCTGCCCTGCTAGACAAGTATGCTTCAAAAATCACTGAAAAGCTATTTTTCCTTCCTTTGCACGCTAAAATTATCCATATTATTTTAGATTTTTACAATACTGAAAAAGTCATAGACGAAGAACTTATCCGAAATAAACTTGGACGAGAGTATGAAGATGATTTTATTTATATTCTTACAAAAAACCCTGTAAATCATTTAGAAGACTACTTAAAAATACTTCAGGATTATTCAATAAAAAGAGAGATGCAGGCAGTAGCCTTTGATATTACCAAGTCTCTTCAATCAAATATTACAGGCCTTGAACTTCAGGCCAAGGTCTCCAACCTTACTCAGGAAATAGCGAGTGCCAATACATTAGACATTTTTGAGATCAACAATATAGAGTCCATAGAGGATAAAGAAGTTGATTTCATATGCAGATCATGGCTCCCTATTCCAGTTAGAACTGTCTCACTTGTTACAGCACCGGGCGGTACCGGTAAATCCTGGTTCGTACAACAGTTGGCTATTCGTGCCATTAATGAAGGCATTATAAAAAAAGCATTCCTTTGGCTAAGTGAGGATCCAAAAGAGATCAGTAAAAATCGCTTTACTAAAGTTTTTGAAAAAGTATTGAAATTAAAAGATAATTCTATTAAAAGCAAGATAGACATCAGTGACTCCCCTACTATTCAATTTCTGTATGATGATCAAAGAAAAGTAGAAGTATCTCCCCTCTTCTCTCATTTTAAAGCGAAGCTGCAATCCTATGATCTTATAATACTTGATCCACTAATTGCATTTTACGGTACTGATGAAAACAATAACTCGAGCGCAAGAAGATTTATGCAGCTCTTTACTGATTGGGCTAATAAAGAGAATAAAACTATTATCTTTATTCACCATAGCACAAAGAACACGACACAGAGTAGGGGAGCATCTGCGTTTGTAGATGCCGTAAGAACTGTATATGAAATTGATAAGATACGGGATAAAGAGGGCAATGAACAAGATACCCATAAACGTATTATAAAACTTACTAAAGACAATTATGGAATAAGTAATATTCTTGAAAGTTTCAGTGTACAGCGAGAACTTTTCCCGATAAAGATCCAACACAAAGAAGTCTCATACAAAGATGACTCTTTAGCGTTTGGGATACCAACGGATTTTTAAAAGAGAGGAGGGTAGTAAATAATGCTGTCACATATAGTAAAACTCATTAAACAGATCTTCTCCAAACGTAAATGGGGAGAGAATCCAAGATTCTGATATTATAAACCATACCGATGCAGATATATCAAACAACTATCCGTCTCAAACCTTATAGAAGAGGGTTCCACCTCATTACAGAACATATCGAAGAAGCCCTATCCCTATCAAATATCCAAACAGGTCTTTTGAATCTTTTTATAAAACACACCAGTGCATCACTCACCATCAATGAGAACTGCGATCCAAGTGTCAGAGAGGATATGAAAAATTTCTTCAGTGACATTGCGGATAACAAGTCCTATTACATACATACCTATGAAGGAAGTGACGATATGCCGGCCCATATCAAAACTTCACTCCTTGGCAACTCGCTAACCATACCTGTAACTGATGGAAAGTTGAATCTTGGAACATGGCAGGGTATCTATTTGGGAGAGCACAGAGAGAGTGCTCATGCAAGAGAGATCGTTGTGACCGTTCAGGGAGAGTAGGGCAGGGCAGAGTTATTTGATAGTAGAGTGAAACTTCTGAAGATAATCTCTCAAGATTTCCCCATGATCAAATACCAATGAATCAAGCTTGAGATCTTTTATAGGTACAAGAAAAGCTTCCTTGGCATCATCTGCACCTTGCGGCTTGCCATATGCTTTACAGACATAGACGACACTTACTGTATGAAACCGCTTGTCTCTCATAGGATCCGAATATACGCCAAGCAGCTCTTTGATCTCTACATCCAAAGAGATCTCCTCTTTCATCTCACGAACACAGGCATCCTCTACACGCTCACCTATCTCTACGAACCCTCCTGGAAGTGCCATACCTATTGGCGGATACTTTCTTTGTATGAGAACGATACCTAAGAGCTCCTCAGAGCTGTTATATACTTCGACTATACCATCGGTTGTTAGATAGGGTGTTTTTGGTGTGAAAGCCATTTATGAGCCTTTTATGATAGTTTTTAGAGTCGTCTTGTACTCTTGTCGTGGAACTTGTACCATTTGCATCTCTTCTTATTCTTTATCGCATAGATATTGTAGGTGAACTTTCTGCCGCACTCCTGACACATGAAGGTGGCTCTGTTTTTTGCTTTGTTGTAACGGACAAAGAGAAAATTGCCAAGCTGGTCACCCTCTTTGTAGGGAACCTTTTCATTTTTGTTGTAAGCCTCTTCTGCAAGTTTGGCATCTTCTCTTTGTTTGACGAGCCATGGCGGCTCGATATCCTCTTCGAATTCGTAATCCATAACGCTATTGTACCTTAAAGGGCATCTTGGAGAGAATGATCTCCTGCTGGTCGACATACTGTCTGCAATCTTGACCGCCAAGTTTTTGGCATGTCTCTTTCCATAACTCTGAGTGGCCGCTCTTTTCATTGGAGTTCTTATGAAGATAGAAGAGCAGGGCATGGGCATACTCATGAGGGATAACACTCTCTATCATATAGTCCATACTCTCCTGCATCACTTTCTTATTCAGTAAAATAGTGATACGGCCATTCTCATAAGAGGTAAGGCCGTAGAGTCTGCCGGGTATCTTGTCTGTTATGATGATGGGGAACTCTATTCTAAAGCCGAAGTTCCGTTGCATATGTTCAAGTACATCCTGCTCTTTGTTATGGATCCTTTGAAGATACTCATTAGGCAGTGGATTATGTTTGAAGCTGTAGGACCTGTAGTAGTTCACTCCAAGGATAGAGACTGCAACGAGTATGAGTGAGAGGAAAAAGAGTTCCAGTCTTTTTTGCAGCATATTTTTAGAAGCCTTTATTCATTCAACAGAGTAGTTTGGTTTAGCCAAGATCTTTAATATTTCCCATATTGAGGAGTATATTATACACCGCTTTTTATAAAAATGAAGAGCAGGGATAAGAGCGCAATGAAACTCTAAGTTGTATATTATTACAATACATGCAACTATAGCAACAAAGGCAAAGAGTAATGGTGGAAGTAAAAGAGCTCAGTGACAAGAACTATGTACCCTTTATAGAGTCGACCGATGCAGTCGTCTTTATAGATTTCTACAGTGACACCTGCCCGCCTTGTCAAACACTCCTGACATATCTGCCTAATCTTGCTCAGCACTATAAAGATGAAGATGTCGTGATAGCCAAGGTAAATGCCGCTGACAATCCAAAACTCTCCAACAAGTTCATGGTAAGAAGCGTACCGCTTACTGTAGTTATCGGAAAAGATAAAGTTGTCAAACAGGCCGAAGTAGGGCTGCTAGGACTTGAAGGATATATCAAGATGATAGACAAAGCTCTTGGTAAGGGCGGATTCTTCAAGAAGCTCTTTGGGTAGAGCATAGGCAATGATTCATAAACTAAAGAAGTTCTCAAAACAGATGGGACACGGACTCAAGCAGGAGTACAGAGAGACAAAAGATATTCCTAAACATATCAAGAACAGAGAATATAAAAAAGCGGCAGAGCAGGTGGGTGATATCGGTAAGATGACCTTTCTCTCGGCCTTGTGGATCCTTCCCGGAGGAGGGGTTGTGAGTGCTACGATCGTGAAGTTCTTTAAAAAGATGCGGCCGAGTGCTTTTAGGGAAGATGAAACCAATAAGAACAATGAAATTGCATAGCAAACAGGAGGATGATAGATGAGTGTTGAAACAATGCATATTCCGACAAAGGATCTGCTAAAAAGTTTAGAAGAGGGATATAAAGAGTATAAGAAAGCTATGGAGAGTGGCCATGATGATGAAGACCTTGGACATATTAAAGGGTTCTGTACAACACTCGAACAGATATTAGCTGCATACGGCAAGGTAACATTAACTGAAATGATGGAGATAAAGCGACCGATCATAGGCTCGATTTCCTTAAGAAGGAAAAAACCTAAAGAGGATTATGATATCCCGACATTCATTCGTAAAAAGAGTTCTGTCGATGATGCAGAGTAGGGCAGTATGATATCAAAAATACTATTACTGTTTCTTGCAGCGGCTATAGGAGTGTTCGCAGGCAGCAATGACTCCTTCTCGAGATCGAAAAAAGAGCTGCGTAAAATATATGCCGATCATCAAAGAACGATTTATTGTGACTGTAAGTACAACTATAAGAATAAAAACAATATGATCGATAGAAGATCATGTGGTTATGTGCCGAGAAATGAATACACGAAAAAAGGTAAGAAGAATATCCGTGCAAGACGCATTGAGTGGGAACATGCTATTCCTGCCGAGAACTTCGGAAGACAATTCAGCTGCTGGAGAGAAGGGGATGCGAAGTGTGTGAATTCCAAAGGGAAACACTATAAAGGACGAAAATGCTGCACGAAAGTCAATAAGCAGTATAGGATCATGCAGGCCGATATGCATAATCTTTTCCCTTCCATTGGTGAGCTAAATGCTGACAGGAAGAACTATAGGTATGATTTTGAGGTGGGTGAAAAAGGGCAGTATGGAGAGTGTAAGTTCAATGTGCTCTTTAAACAGAGAAGGGCGAGGGTGCGTGAAGAGATACGAGGTGTTATAGCGAGAGACTATCTCTATTTCCACCAACACTATAAAATGAAACTCTCAAAACAGGAACTCAAGAAATACCAAAAATGGAATGAAGAGTATCCACCATCAGAGTGGGAGAAAGAGCGTAACAGACGTATAGCCAAGTTACAGGGAAATTTAAATCCCTTTATCAAGTAGGATGATGTATTGCGATATCTTTTAATCCTTCTTTTACTGATCATTCCTCTTTGTGCCAAAGACAGTGGCGGGTTTCATGTTCAAAAGGCAGAGGCTGTGACCTATAAAGTTGTCGTCGAAAATAAAGACAATACACTTTCATACGGCAGTGCCGTTGCGATAAGTTCCAAAGGGAAGTTGATAACGGCTTATCATGTCATAGAGGGTTATGTTGGTGAGATAATTGTCCAACACGCTAAAAAGCGCTATAAAGCAAGAGTAGGGCAGGTGAGTGTCGCAAATGATCTGGCATTTTTATACATTCCTGCAGACAATATTCCTTATGCAAAACTCGATACAAATGTAACGCTGGGTGATGAACTTTATCTTTTAGGTGGGGAGAATATCTTATTAAAAGGGATGGTCTCAAAAAATGATCCAAGTGAGTTGCTTATCGACTTGAATACAAAGCCTGGTATGTCAGGTTGTGGAGTGTTTGATGCGAAAAACAGATTGGTTGCTGTATTGTCAAGAGAGAATATCCTAAAACACACCTCTGTTGCCATCAAAACAAATGCATTACAAGAGATAAACGAGAGTTACAGCAACAAACCATCTATCGATTATCAGAGAGATGCCAAGAATTATGATACTTCCTATTGCACCAATAAAGACGATCTAAAAGTATGGGAGAAATTGAGAAGATCGAAAGATCTAAGGATACAGCGATTACATGCTCTGTTTTTAGGTCTTTGCCAAAAAGTGAAAAATAGAGATCTCACTACAGATGCAGCGCAGTATATATTTGAACAGGAAAGACAAAAGTTTGTAGATGAGTAGAATCTATGTATAGATTATTAGGTTTTATTTTATGAATAATTGTCTAGTTTGTAGGAATACTTCAGTTGTAGGTCTTACTATAATGTTTATATTTGTTTTACACAGACAAGATATTTTTCTCAACATAACATACTAAAACTATTCTTCAAAAAATGGCAGCACAGGCCTGATAAGCCTTTCCTCTTCGCTCTTAACGACTTCTTTATGCTGCTGAGCTTGTTCATTCTTAAAAACACCAGTTTCATTTTCTTTGGCTTTGTCTGAATAGATATATATACTTTTTGATGGTTCTATTGATGATATAAGTTCAGAGTCTACTTCATACTCTTTACATCGTAAAGCATCATTTTCAAAAGCTCTTTTGTTTAATATATTGCAGTGCAGTAGACCGCTTCCTCGACCGCTCACATGGCGACATAAATTGCAATTTGAAATCTCTATACCTTGCTTATATGCATTAAAAATATTGTTCTCGTAGTTCATCATGCCTTCGTATATTTCAGAATCAATAATTAGACACTGAAGATCTCTTCTTTTTGTAATATCTTCCAGGTTGGACATCTTAATATTATCCCTCCCACATATATTGCTTTTATTGACGGTAAAAATTGACACATCCCTTGAGCACTCAATCTCACATTCTGTTTCAATTGTTTTTTTCTGAAAATTATAAATACTTACAGCAGGATCGGAGGTGTCTATTTCATGTTTTTTTAGTCCAAAAAGTTCACCTTCAGAGGATATGTTTAGCTCAATAATTCTGCTTCCGCTCTCTATTTTTTTACTATCACACTTGTGAGTGACTGCGATCTCGACAAAGACAACATCTTTGCTATAGGAGGACGAGAGTAAAATATCAGGAACGAAGCCATCATGGGGTTTCTCAATATCTACTGTGTCAAAAACTTTGCTAATATCAAATAGCTCTAAATCATCAGAAACACATATTGCACCATCGATGAGCTTACTATACTTTATGCACTTCTTTTCTACTGGAAGCAGAAGACCAAAAGGTATTCCTTCCTGTATACACTGTTTGTAAGTAGAAGCAAATATCTCTTTCGCGACATAGTGTAGGTATCCTTCATAGGAGCAGTTTGTAGTGTTGGAAATATGATAAAAATGCCATGTGTTCTTACTCCCCATTCTCGTACCCATTCTTGATCCGCATGAACAACAGAAAAAAGGAGTGCTTTGACCTCTGTTTTTATCAGATAGTGAAAACACATCTATTAATAAACCATTTTCATCTAATGCATATCTGTGATTGTGTTGATTTTTCAATTTTGTTTCCTGGGGCTCTTCCAAATAATACTATTTAATTCGAAAGAAATAATAATACCATTTTTGTATGTTTTTATGAAGTTCTATATTTACTATACTCTATATTATGTAGATTGTTTCATATATTTTTTATAGGGTACAGATATGTCAAGAAGAAGATATAGCTATTTGAATTATTTGTTACCAAAAGAGCTTGTTGAAGTCTTCCTTTGGGGTGTTTTTTAGGTGTTTAAAGAATGCTTTTTCTGTATCTTTATTTGCTCTCAATCATGAGTCCTTGCTCTTTTGTTAAAACTTTATTTTGTAATTTTAACTAATTTTGCAGTGTTGCTATAACTTATTGTTCCATAAAACAAATCTAAATAATATATATTATTATTTAATGTTCATTTAAACTCAATAGATATACAATGTGTCTAACTATTATGAAAAAGCTAAGTTTTAAAAATGATGTGATCCGTGCGCTATGGAAGTAGCAAGCACGGTTAATAGGAGAAGAGATATATGAAATTATATTCTTGTTCGACTAAATTCTACTGATAAAAACCAGCGTCAGGTAGTTTACCGCCTATGATCTTTGGATTGTTTTGTTTTAAGACATTGAAAAAGAATTCGAGATCTTTTTTTGCATCTTTTGCAGCAACATCATTGAGTTGGACATGGCTTATACTGTCTGCTACAGCTTCTGGTGTTAGCATCGGAATATATTTATTCACTAATTTTCCTGCTTCTTCTGGGTGAGTTTTGTACCATTTTAAAGCTTTTGCATACTCTTGGTTAAAACGTTTTACGATGTAAGGATCTACTTGACCGACAGTTGCCATGCCTGCTTGTGGAATCTTGCCATCTACATGAAAAACTTCTCCCCACTCTTTTTGCAGATTAGCACTTCTGTATAAGTCAGGTGCTATCAGTTTGAGCGGGAAAGAGTGTGTTTTTCTTAAAGCCATAGAGATAGCAGGTTCTACTAAAAGTGCATTGTCAACTCTTCTCATAATGAGCATCTGCATTGCATCGATAGGGGAACTTACATACTGAATTTTAAAATCTTTTTTAGGGTCAAGTCCCTCTTTTTTAGCGATCTCTTGAAATACGATATCCGGCATATCTCCGCGAAAAGGCATAACAATCTCACATCCTTTAAAATCAGCTAATGTTTTTTTATTTTTATCACGTGTCAGCATGCCTAAGATACCCCAAATAGAAACATTTTGAAGTTTTATATCAACACCTTTGTTGTAAAGGTTGGCAGCTACATTTGTAGGTACAGCTATAAAGTTCGCTTTACCTCTGAGTGTCAAGGCTCTAAGCTCATCGGGTGATTTCCATAAAACGAACTTAACATTTTTGGCAACATCATTTAGGGCACCGCTCTCTATTATTCGTAAGAGTGGATGAGAAACACTTGCCATTGGACCACTTAAAGTAAGCGTGTCAACCTTTTTAAAATCACCTGCATGAAGTGAAAGTGCAACGAATACACCTAAAACTAATTTTTTTAACATTTTTCTATCCTGTT is from Sulfurimonas paralvinellae and encodes:
- a CDS encoding NUDIX domain-containing protein, whose translation is MAFTPKTPYLTTDGIVEVYNSSEELLGIVLIQRKYPPIGMALPGGFVEIGERVEDACVREMKEEISLDVEIKELLGVYSDPMRDKRFHTVSVVYVCKAYGKPQGADDAKEAFLVPIKDLKLDSLVFDHGEILRDYLQKFHSTIK
- a CDS encoding endonuclease, whose amino-acid sequence is MISKILLLFLAAAIGVFAGSNDSFSRSKKELRKIYADHQRTIYCDCKYNYKNKNNMIDRRSCGYVPRNEYTKKGKKNIRARRIEWEHAIPAENFGRQFSCWREGDAKCVNSKGKHYKGRKCCTKVNKQYRIMQADMHNLFPSIGELNADRKNYRYDFEVGEKGQYGECKFNVLFKQRRARVREEIRGVIARDYLYFHQHYKMKLSKQELKKYQKWNEEYPPSEWEKERNRRIAKLQGNLNPFIK
- a CDS encoding SprT-like domain-containing protein, translating into MLQKRLELFFLSLILVAVSILGVNYYRSYSFKHNPLPNEYLQRIHNKEQDVLEHMQRNFGFRIEFPIIITDKIPGRLYGLTSYENGRITILLNKKVMQESMDYMIESVIPHEYAHALLFYLHKNSNEKSGHSELWKETCQKLGGQDCRQYVDQQEIILSKMPFKVQ
- a CDS encoding ABC transporter substrate-binding protein: MLKKLVLGVFVALSLHAGDFKKVDTLTLSGPMASVSHPLLRIIESGALNDVAKNVKFVLWKSPDELRALTLRGKANFIAVPTNVAANLYNKGVDIKLQNVSIWGILGMLTRDKNKKTLADFKGCEIVMPFRGDMPDIVFQEIAKKEGLDPKKDFKIQYVSSPIDAMQMLIMRRVDNALLVEPAISMALRKTHSFPLKLIAPDLYRSANLQKEWGEVFHVDGKIPQAGMATVGQVDPYIVKRFNQEYAKALKWYKTHPEEAGKLVNKYIPMLTPEAVADSISHVQLNDVAAKDAKKDLEFFFNVLKQNNPKIIGGKLPDAGFYQ
- a CDS encoding competence protein CoiA family protein, giving the protein MEEPQETKLKNQHNHRYALDENGLLIDVFSLSDKNRGQSTPFFCCSCGSRMGTRMGSKNTWHFYHISNTTNCSYEGYLHYVAKEIFASTYKQCIQEGIPFGLLLPVEKKCIKYSKLIDGAICVSDDLELFDISKVFDTVDIEKPHDGFVPDILLSSSYSKDVVFVEIAVTHKCDSKKIESGSRIIELNISSEGELFGLKKHEIDTSDPAVSIYNFQKKTIETECEIECSRDVSIFTVNKSNICGRDNIKMSNLEDITKRRDLQCLIIDSEIYEGMMNYENNIFNAYKQGIEISNCNLCRHVSGRGSGLLHCNILNKRAFENDALRCKEYEVDSELISSIEPSKSIYIYSDKAKENETGVFKNEQAQQHKEVVKSEEERLIRPVLPFFEE
- a CDS encoding S1 family peptidase translates to MRYLLILLLLIIPLCAKDSGGFHVQKAEAVTYKVVVENKDNTLSYGSAVAISSKGKLITAYHVIEGYVGEIIVQHAKKRYKARVGQVSVANDLAFLYIPADNIPYAKLDTNVTLGDELYLLGGENILLKGMVSKNDPSELLIDLNTKPGMSGCGVFDAKNRLVAVLSRENILKHTSVAIKTNALQEINESYSNKPSIDYQRDAKNYDTSYCTNKDDLKVWEKLRRSKDLRIQRLHALFLGLCQKVKNRDLTTDAAQYIFEQERQKFVDE
- a CDS encoding secondary thiamine-phosphate synthase enzyme YjbQ → MQIYQTTIRLKPYRRGFHLITEHIEEALSLSNIQTGLLNLFIKHTSASLTINENCDPSVREDMKNFFSDIADNKSYYIHTYEGSDDMPAHIKTSLLGNSLTIPVTDGKLNLGTWQGIYLGEHRESAHAREIVVTVQGE
- a CDS encoding AAA family ATPase codes for the protein MQEQTYDINIEATVISSIIYNPALLDKYASKITEKLFFLPLHAKIIHIILDFYNTEKVIDEELIRNKLGREYEDDFIYILTKNPVNHLEDYLKILQDYSIKREMQAVAFDITKSLQSNITGLELQAKVSNLTQEIASANTLDIFEINNIESIEDKEVDFICRSWLPIPVRTVSLVTAPGGTGKSWFVQQLAIRAINEGIIKKAFLWLSEDPKEISKNRFTKVFEKVLKLKDNSIKSKIDISDSPTIQFLYDDQRKVEVSPLFSHFKAKLQSYDLIILDPLIAFYGTDENNNSSARRFMQLFTDWANKENKTIIFIHHSTKNTTQSRGASAFVDAVRTVYEIDKIRDKEGNEQDTHKRIIKLTKDNYGISNILESFSVQRELFPIKIQHKEVSYKDDSLAFGIPTDF
- a CDS encoding thioredoxin family protein, which produces MVEVKELSDKNYVPFIESTDAVVFIDFYSDTCPPCQTLLTYLPNLAQHYKDEDVVIAKVNAADNPKLSNKFMVRSVPLTVVIGKDKVVKQAEVGLLGLEGYIKMIDKALGKGGFFKKLFG